From the genome of Triticum aestivum cultivar Chinese Spring chromosome 3B, IWGSC CS RefSeq v2.1, whole genome shotgun sequence, one region includes:
- the LOC123072433 gene encoding uncharacterized protein, with amino-acid sequence MDDLSPGLGLAESDAAADGKMANGEASDDARAVEVSGGVSEDTLPAVLRGFVDGVWPPPGDGGDPLLRRLRAATCEAAPRLRDASRNSARDLLAWTKQGSGLRAILVISVGTITMISLTGLLIFMSFLLVATANAIIVSVLMSLAAAGGFLALFFACLVAVYVGAVSIAIFVISATVISAIVGVMIATGWIGFFWMIWFAARKSLDLTKHSIGMTTSAMQSYSASRSVGQKSID; translated from the exons atGGACGACCTCTCGCCGGGCCTGGGGCTGGCCGAATCCGACGCGGCGGCGGACGGCAAGATGGCCAACGGCGAGGCCTCCGACGACGCCCGCGCCGTCGAGGTCTCCGGCGGCGTCTCCGAGGACACCCTCCCCGCGGTTCTCCGCGGCTTCGTGGACGGCGTCTGGCCGCCGCCCGGCGACGGCGGGGATCCGCTGCTGCGGCGCCTCCGCGCGGCGACCTGCGAGGCCGCGCCGCGGCTGCGGGACGCCTCCAGGAACTCGGCCCGCGACCTGCTCGCCTGGACCAAGCAGGGCAGCGGCCTCCGCGCCATCCTTGTCATCTCG GTCGGAACAATCACGATGATATCACTGACTGGCCTGCTGATTTTCATGTCCTTCCTGCTGGTCGCGACCGCTAATGCCATTATTGTTTCAGTTCTTATGTCCTTGGCAGCCGCTGGAGGATTCCTGGCCTTGTTTTTTGCTTGCTTGGTTGCAGTGTATGTCGGAGCAGTATCAATTGCCATATTCGTCATCTCTGCCACTGTTATCTCTGCAATTGTTGGAGTCATGATTGCTACTG GTTGGATCGGATTCTTTTGGATGATTTGGTTTGCCGCAAGGAAGAGCCTGGACCTTACCAAGCACTCAATCGGCATGACGACCTCTGCTATGCAGTCGTATTCAGCTTCTCGGAGTGTGGGGCAGAAGTCCATAGACTGA
- the LOC123072432 gene encoding annexin D5 codes for MASLSVPPVLTSPRHDAIALHRAFKGFGCDSTTVINILAHRDAVQRALIMQEYRAMYRQDLYHRLSTELSGNHKKAMLLWVLDPVGRDATILNQSLNGDITDLRAATEVICSRTPSQLQIMKQAYRARFGCYLEQDITERTYGDHQKLLLAYLGIPRYEGPEVDPAAAARDARELYRAGERRLGTDERAFIRVFTERSWAHLAAVAGAYHHLYARSLEKAVKSETSGTFELGLLTILRCAESPARYFAKALHKAMKGLGTSDTTLIRVVVTRAEVDMQYIKAEYHKKYKRSLADAIHSETSGNYRTFLLSLVGRDR; via the exons ATGGCGAGCCTCAGCGTGCCCCCGGTGCTCACGTCCCCGCGCCACGACGCCATCGCACTCCACAGGGCCTTCAAAG GTTTCGGGTGCGACAGCACGACGGTGATCAACATCCTGGCGCACCGGGACGCGGTGCAGCGCGCGCTCATCATGCAGGAGTACCGGGCCATGTACCGGCAGGACCTCTACCACCGGCTGTCCACCGAGCTCAGCGGGAACCACAAG AAGGCGATGCTGCTGTGGGTGCTGGACCCCGTGGGCCGCGACGCGACGATACTGAACCAGTCCCTCAACGGCGACATCACCGACCTGCGAGCCGCCACGGAGGTGATCTGCTCCCGGACGCCGTCGCAGCTGCAGATCATGAAGCAGGCCTACCGCGCCCGCTTCGGCTGCTACCTCGAGCAGGACATCACCGAGCGCACCTACGGCGACCACCAGAAG CTTCTGCTGGCGTACCTGGGGATCCCGCGGTACGAGGGCCCGGAGGTggacccggcggcggcggcgcgcgacgCAAGGGAGCTGTACCGCGCCGGCGAGAGGCGGCTGGGCACCGACGAGCGCGCCTTCATCCGCGTCTTCACCGAGCGCAGCTGGGcgcacctcgccgccgtcgccggcgcctaCCACCACCTGTACGCGCGCTCTTTGGAAAAG GCCGTGAAGAGCGAGACGTCGGGGACTTTCGAGTTGGGGCTGCTGACGATCCTCCGGTGCGCCGAGAGCCCGGCGAGGTACTTCGCCAAGGCGCTGCACAAGGCGATGAAGGGGCTGGGCACCAGCGACACGACGCTGATACGGGTGGTGGTCACCAGGGCGGAGGTGGACATGCAGTACATCAAGGCCGAGTACCACAAGAAGTACAAGCGCTCGCTCGCCGACGCCATCCACTCCGAGACCTCCGGCAACTACCGCACCTTCCTCCTCTCCCTCGTCGGCCGCGACCGCTAA